Proteins encoded by one window of Microcebus murinus isolate Inina chromosome 2, M.murinus_Inina_mat1.0, whole genome shotgun sequence:
- the TACSTD2 gene encoding tumor-associated calcium signal transducer 2: MARGPGLAPPLLLLVLAAVSSHTAAQYNNCTCPTNKMTVCSPDGPGGRCQCRALGSGVAVDCSTLTSKCLLLKARVSAPKSGRALVRPSEHALVDNDGLYDPDCDHEGRFKARQCNRTSVCWCVNSVGVRRTDKGDLSLQCDELVRTHHILIDLRHRPAARAFNHSDLDAELRRLFRERYRLHPKFLAAVHYEQPTIQIELRQNASQKTPGDVDIADAAYYFERDVKGESLFHGRGGLDLRVRGEPLQVERTLIYYLDEKPPRFSMKRLTAGLIAVIVVVVVALVAGVVVLVISNRRKSGKYKKVEIKELGELRKEPSS, from the coding sequence ATGGCCCGGGGCCCGGGCctcgcgccgccgctgctgctgctggtgctggcCGCGGTGAGCAGCCACACGGCCGCGCAGTACAACAACTGCACGTGCCCCACCAACAAGATGACCGTGTGCAGCCCCGACGGCCCCGGCGGCCGCTGCCAGTGCCGCGCGCTCGGCTCGGGCGTCGCGGTGGACTGCTCCACGCTGACCTCCAAGTGCCTGCTGCTCAAGGCGCGCGTGAGCGCCCCCAAGAGCGGCCGCGCGCTGGTGCGGCCCAGCGAGCACGCGCTCGTGGACAACGACGGCCTCTACGACCCCGACTGCGACCACGAGGGCCGCTTCAAGGCGCGCCAGTGCAACCGGACGTCGGTGTGCTGGTGCGTGAACTCGGTGGGCGTGCGCCGCACCGACAAGGGCGACCTGAGCTTACAGTGCGACGAGCTGGTGCGCACCCACCACATCCTCATCGACCTGCGCCACCGCCCGGCCGCCCGCGCCTTCAACCACTCGGACCTGGACGCCGAGCTGCGGCGGCTCTTCCGGGAGCGCTACCGGCTGCACCCCAAGTTCCTGGCGGCCGTGCACTACGAGCAGCCCACCATCCAGATCGAGCTGCGGCAGAACGCGTCGCAGAAGACCCCCGGCGACGTGGACATCGCCGACGCCGCCTACTACTTCGAGAGGGACGTCAAGGGCGAGTCGCTGTTCCACGGCCGCGGCGGCCTGGACTTGCGCGTGCGCGGCGAGCCCCTGCAGGTGGAGCGGACGCTCATCTACTACCTGGACGAGAAGCCCCCGCGGTTCTCCATGAAGCGCCTCACCGCCGGCCTCATCGCCGTCATCGTGGTGGTCGTGGTGGCCCTCGTCGCCGGCGTGGTCGTCCTGGTGATCTCCAACCGGAGGAAGTCGGGGAAGTACAAGAAGGTGGAGATCAAGGAACTGGGGGAGTTGAGAAAGGAACCGAGCTCGTAG